One Eubacterium sp. 1001713B170207_170306_E7 genomic window carries:
- a CDS encoding YlbF family regulator — translation MNVYDEANNLAQALKESNEYQNFKAAELKLKADEEHYAMAQDYAKKQMGLQTKQMMGQELTEEEVEAYNSLTASVLGIPIISEYFQAQMYFGIVFQDIMDIISKAVDLDMSGMFGGAEDAE, via the coding sequence ATGAACGTATATGATGAAGCCAATAATCTGGCCCAGGCTCTTAAAGAATCGAATGAGTACCAAAACTTTAAAGCGGCAGAGCTGAAGCTGAAGGCTGACGAAGAACATTACGCAATGGCTCAGGATTACGCGAAAAAGCAAATGGGCCTTCAGACAAAACAAATGATGGGCCAGGAGCTGACAGAAGAAGAGGTAGAAGCCTACAATTCTTTGACAGCGTCCGTGCTGGGCATTCCGATTATTTCTGAATACTTTCAGGCGCAGATGTATTTTGGCATTGTATTCCAGGACATCATGGACATCATCAGCAAGGCTGTTGATTTGGACATGAGCGGCATGTTTGGCGGTGCGGAAGACGCAGAGTAA
- the mltG gene encoding endolytic transglycosylase MltG, whose amino-acid sequence MKIRLTQGEAKKEASEPKTQSRQAQKRTAQSTEVEMRKKRANAKRPTDGGSQTAAKKKTQPRVAEGTAKNRPTSGTGTPERRKAARLAGSSTQKQRPAGQSAQRAASPAAAKKKRPVAQPPAETRRRREAEEMEAPVRRKKGGLKYKLPIVIAAVVLIVVIAVFAGRSFYNAMLEPAGTSTETMIVEIPDGSTIKDVGEILYDQGLIKNTMIFQSYAGRHSRGTSGMQAGNYEMNQSMSVADIVTKMLNGDVYSGAIPVLLSEGKNINEMAQILEKHNICTSAAFISETKKLGEYKALYPILSSIPDDKNRSLEGYLFPDTYEIEPGSTASDVVKKMLDRFTEVYNQNFMQQTTEKGKTVDEIVIMASIIELETKLPEDKANAASVFYNRIAQNMPLQSDITVDYALGKKHAVLTEEQTKIDSPYNTYQNLGLPVGPICSPGKSSIDAAINPAQTNYLFFVADMDSGKLYFNETLEGHDADVQKYMGD is encoded by the coding sequence ATGAAAATCAGATTAACCCAGGGCGAAGCAAAGAAAGAAGCTTCGGAGCCAAAAACGCAGAGCCGTCAGGCACAAAAGCGGACGGCCCAGTCCACCGAGGTGGAAATGCGTAAAAAGCGTGCAAACGCCAAGCGCCCCACAGACGGAGGCTCCCAGACAGCAGCAAAGAAAAAAACACAGCCGCGTGTGGCAGAAGGAACCGCTAAAAACCGTCCGACGTCCGGCACCGGAACACCGGAACGCAGAAAGGCGGCCCGCCTGGCAGGCAGCAGTACACAGAAGCAGCGCCCCGCAGGCCAGTCTGCCCAGAGAGCAGCCAGTCCCGCAGCGGCTAAGAAAAAGAGACCGGTAGCACAGCCGCCAGCCGAAACACGCCGGAGAAGAGAAGCAGAGGAAATGGAAGCACCCGTGAGAAGAAAAAAGGGCGGGCTTAAATACAAGCTGCCCATCGTCATAGCGGCCGTCGTCTTGATCGTCGTTATCGCCGTTTTTGCCGGCAGAAGCTTTTATAACGCCATGCTGGAGCCGGCAGGGACCAGCACCGAGACCATGATTGTCGAAATCCCGGACGGCTCGACCATCAAAGACGTTGGCGAGATCCTTTACGATCAGGGACTGATTAAAAACACCATGATCTTTCAGAGCTATGCCGGGCGTCACAGCCGCGGCACAAGCGGTATGCAGGCCGGAAACTATGAGATGAACCAGTCCATGTCGGTTGCGGACATTGTCACAAAAATGCTGAACGGCGATGTTTACAGCGGCGCGATCCCGGTACTCCTGTCCGAGGGCAAGAATATCAATGAAATGGCTCAGATACTGGAAAAACATAACATCTGTACCTCGGCGGCCTTTATCAGCGAAACCAAGAAGCTGGGCGAATATAAAGCCCTGTATCCAATTTTGAGCAGCATTCCGGATGATAAGAACCGGAGTCTTGAGGGCTATCTGTTCCCAGATACCTACGAGATCGAACCCGGCAGCACCGCGTCCGATGTTGTGAAAAAAATGCTTGACCGCTTTACCGAGGTTTATAACCAGAACTTTATGCAGCAGACCACCGAAAAGGGCAAGACCGTGGACGAAATTGTCATTATGGCATCCATCATAGAGCTTGAAACCAAGCTGCCGGAAGACAAGGCCAATGCCGCCAGTGTTTTCTACAACCGTATCGCCCAGAATATGCCGCTGCAGTCCGACATTACTGTGGACTACGCGTTAGGCAAAAAACACGCGGTGCTGACCGAAGAACAGACCAAAATTGACTCTCCATACAATACCTATCAGAATTTGGGACTGCCCGTCGGCCCGATCTGCTCACCGGGGAAAAGCTCCATCGATGCAGCCATCAACCCGGCCCAGACCAATTACCTGTTCTTCGTGGCAGATATGGATTCCGGCAAGCTCTATTTCAATGAGACGCTGGAAGGCCACGACGCCGATGTTCAGAAGTATATGGGAGACTAG